The Bombus vancouverensis nearcticus chromosome 11, iyBomVanc1_principal, whole genome shotgun sequence DNA window TTTTATAAAGTTTTCTGGAAGTTCAATGgacgttaaaatatttcagatcAAACGAAAATCTCAACGTGCCAGCGCACCCTTATACACCTAAGAGCCAGTCAATTTCACCCCTAGCGATGGATAGACAAAACGGTTTTTCCAACGGTCTGAAGGAGGAGTGTAAAGTGGAGACTTACAGGGAAGCCAGAAGTTCCATAGGAATCTATCAGGGCTACTCCGAGGTTGACAAAGGCGTGTTGCACACTACGTTCCCTGATATCAGTCCAGTTCAAGCTTCTACACCTACGAAACGTAGCCCTGGAGTATCGCAGATGATGTCTTGTAGTCAACAGAATAAACATTTCTCAGTGTCGTCTCCAAAGCAACCTACTGTTAACCGTAAGTGACTTGATCACAAATATATCTCagacaaataaaatttgtattcccTATTTTTACTATTACTATTTTTATTGGAACTTTCATTCATAAATTGTTTGCAGTTTCGAATGCTTCGTTTGGCGATACGAGTATAATAAACGGGGCCACAGAGGAGGTGGAAAATCAGGTGGTAAACAGCACCACGAGCAGCGAAAAATCTTTCATTCAGCAACGAGTAGAACGGCTCTACGGTCCTGGAGCTCTAGCACAGGGTTTTTTCTTCAAACGTAGCACCAGCAGACTGAACACTAGCGACAGCAGCTTTAATAAGTCTAGTAACAACAACGACGTATCGGCTGACAATGCGAATACCGAGGAGTCTTTGAAAAATTTGCCAGTGTTGAGACACCTGAGACCAGAGTTCCGAGCTCAACTTCCTGTGGTTAGCCCTAGAAGACCTACCGATGGTTCGGAACAAATTCTCAAGCCTTTGCAAAGGTaacttttctttaaatatttcattcatatTTCTGGATCTTTCGACATCGCATTCGCATTAATCAGGAGAAAATCCGGTTCACCTTCACCGGGGAAAATGCATATGTTACCTATTCATTCGATCATTGTCATACAATTTGCAGACTTCTTGATTTATGATATTATTGACTAGATTATCATCTATTCGCTACCCAgacaatattataaaattgtatttcaaaTGCAACTGTGCAGCATATAATCACACAGACAGAGTTCCCTTGCACAATTATGAGaagttataaattatagatttcTCTTGCCCAATTTTACCATTTTACATTGAAGAGGGCAATTAGTAGATGGCTTGCAGTTTGTAAAATTGACGTGTAGAACTTTATCCGTTTCATTACTAAACGTATTGCTGTTATgcaagaaaatttattaacattGATAACTTGCTACCGATGACATAAAATTTCGCCAATAATATCAGTTCGCTTGTGCAAGAGAACCCTGGCGGAGTTGAAGTGTCAAGGGAAATACAATTACGCATTTTTTCATCGTTAGGGTAACGCCAGTGTCACGTAAGGTCGAGCAGAAACCAAAAATACCAGCAGCTACGAATTTAGACGTAAATCTAGCGGACAGTGGAGCACAAAAGCTGAATTCTAGCGTGACCAGCATCCCAGATCAGCAGCCAGCTGCTCCAAAAGTAGTTCTACCTGTCTTAGAACCGAGCGCCAGCTCGACAAACGTGGCGAAACAGGTTGAGGAGGCGGAGAAAACGGTCGAAGAGAAAAATGGGCATTACTTCATGAAGGTACGCCTAACTGGAATAGAGCATGTCGAAAGAAACGTTTATTCACATTCTTTGCTTCATTGTTGCAGCTGCTGAAACAGGAGACGGACAGGCTGCTCTCGTTAGCCGCGTCAGCAGAAGCGGAATTGGCCAGTGACGATACTGTTGCACTTCCGGAAGAAGCAGCCGGAAAACTGCGGTCAGCTGCAGGCAAAGCTAAATTGCTCACTTCGCAGAAGATGCAACAGTTTGAGGGACTGTGCCAGAAAAATATTGTATGGCTTTCGTATATCGCTTTCCTAATAAGATTGTTAAATTTAGAATAACATTCAGATGATAAACAACACTCGTATTACCAACCATATACACTCCCGGTCATAAGTATTACGACGCTTTTTGGTTTCATAGAAAacatgataaaattattaaaattattgtaaattatgAAGAAAATGAGTAATCGGGCAAAGTTTAATACTCATGTATAAACGCTTAAGACTATGTGGACACTTCCTTATCTCTGACAACATTTTAATTGCAAAATTATAGATAAATCGAAACATAAATtagtatatatacatttatgtgCATATATTGAATATTCCATTTTTGTTGTAGAATCAAGTGCCTGGCGAAGAGTTCCCAACAACGAACGAGGATTTGGCGGGCTTCTGGGACATGGTGATGCTGCAGGTGGTTCAAGTAAACGAGCTATTCGATCAGATAGAAAAGTTACGCAATTCTCAGTGGCAAGAGGTATGTTCAGTTTCTGTTCACCCTCAGACAATCAATTCCTTGAAGCCTCCtgggaaaaatttttattctcacAACAATACCGATAACGTAACGCCACCTGAATCGTCTTCCCGTATATCctactcgcactctgtttccaATAAGCGTGTACGATTCGATGATGCAACGTTTACCGACCCGGAAGAATCGAATCAGGTGAAAAAAGATTTCTATATCCCTCAAGTACCTGACTATGTAGCGCTTGAAATGCGTTTATGCGACGATGCGTTTCAAGTTCTAACCCTTTCCCAAAATTTAGAGGAATATGAGAACCATTGCGACGATTATGAAGTAGATTATAATGAAAGTAATACGGTTCTTTTTAAAGATATAACTGAGATACAGACGATAAAAAATGATAGTTCTCCTCTTAAACCATGCACTTCGTACGTCATCAATTATGTGAACAGATTACAGCATGATATAAgtccattttactttgaaaaTTGTAAACAATCATCCTCTGATTTGTATCTTCGTGATGACTTtattgagaaaaatatttcaccgaaattttatacgatatttaGAAAAGGCGATGATGAATTGAAACAGCAAAAGCATGATCATTCTTCAAGTAAAGGACAGAATAATTATTCAGAATTGTTCACAAAAGATACGCAAaaggatataaaaaaaaatgaaaataacgcAACCAACTTGAAGACTATTTCTTCATCCAGTAAAAGAATTGTATCTGCGGATAAAAGAATGGGAAAGGTTCGACCGAAAGCTAAATCCTATAGTTCCACAGGGAGAAATCTGAACCAGGAGATCCAGATAAAAAATGGTCGAAGAACAAGATCGCATACTCCAGAAAACAGGCCTCGAAAAAACGATTCAATTAAGTCAGGTATCGGCGACGAGCAAAAGTCTTGTAATTTAAAGCCAGTCATTATCCACAAAAGGGGCGAAGAGAAAGTTCCTACTCCATCAAAAATTGACAAGTTTCCTTATAAATCTTTCCCTGCGCATAAAGGAAGTATTAAAAAACTTAGGCATAACGTCACATTTTCAAACGACATTAAAGAACTACCGCCAAcaagaaaagatatttcatctGTTGATTGCAACGCTGTGAACATGACAAAATCATCTACAAAAAATTTATTGCACGCTAAACCAAAAAAGATGTTAAAAATGAAGAATGCGAAAAAATTGAGTCATAATTATTATGAAAGGTGTAATCTCTCTGTCGTAAGCGAAGTCTGGTCGAATCTCGATTTtgtgtataataataaaaagtctcAAAGGAAATCCGATGCATATGAAGAAAATTGTACGTTTGCTGGGACGTGGAACGTAAGAAAGCAagcaaaagaattaaaaaaagagcaggtggaaaaattaagaaaggaTCAGATAAAGGAATCCCCCCAAAAGATCGAAAAAGAAGCAGAAATTTCATCTGTAATATCCGATAATATTTTTTGGAGACTAAGCGACTCGAAACCTTTCATTCCATTGTCCCCAGAAACGCTACGCCAATTAAGACAAATCTATAATGTCGAAAATTATTTATCTTCAACTGTGAACAAATCTGAGAAACTAGAAAGAATGAAGGTTTACgacaagaaaagaaaacaaacttTCAAAATCGTGGAAGACGAATCTTTGAAAAAAATGGTTTCTCGCGGAATCACGTCTAATCTTTTGGATAGTCGTtcggaaaataattttttgaaaCGATTGGACACCCAAGATACAAATTCTGTAAGCTTACAAGATAATTTCGAGACGGCAAGCGAAACTCTAAATCCTATACCGGAAAGTCACGATTTTTCCATGCAATGTATAAATTCTCTCGCGAATTTGGTGCCCCGTGTGGcgaacaataaaaataaatcgactctcgttataaataatattacaaataatattCCAACATGGCCAATCAAGGATGGTGAGATACGGAATTTTCTCTCTACTTTAATATCCTCCATAAGTTCTGAGATTGTGTCGAAAGTTACGAAAcatagtagttctaaattaaaAAATCGAGTAAGCATCAAAAAACTAAGTTATGGTGTAATTACGAAAAACATAAAATCTAAGTCTAACGCCAATGTAAACGTTATCATGGATATTTCGCAACATGTTCGTTCAAATTTCGTTTCTAGTCGTTTACCAAATAGAAAGAGTGGAAAAAGTATTATATCTACTGACCTCGACAATTATCTGCCATTGAAAAAAGGCTTTCACGTGAATAGTTATCTAGAAGATACGAAATATATGCAATTATTTCCGAATAATATCAAATTTCACACAAATTCGTCAAATACTAAGAGTTTCCCTATTAAAGTAAAACACGTGTGTACGTTTCTTAAATCAAATCGAACCCTTTGTCGATTATCGTTGTATTTGTACATGTATGGTATTCTGAGTcttgtttttatatttctaaaGATCACCGCGTACGACGAATCTTCGTACTCATGTATTCTGAATCCTAGgattttgtataatttgtactaaatgaatcaTTATTAGCAGCGATCAACTATACCCTCTTGCGTTTGTAGAATAAAAGCCCTCTTCTTCCTCCTTCGGTATTTTTCCTAGATTTTTGTCAAAATACCCAAGTAACGGAGATTAAGAAAACAGTGCTAGAAAAGCTGGAAGAAGAAATCCGAGAAGGATCCTTTTTCTCTAAGTATGTTTTACTTATTTCTATGTATCTATAGGAAATGTAAAAGTGTAAAGGTGTATGTGATGCATGTAACATGTACAGATATTCGCAATTTccactttctcctttttttttcaccTTTCACCTGTACTTCTTTCACCTGTACAATTTAATTCCTGACATTTCTTTACTTCTATCAGTCCTTAACATAGACGGTACCATTATTTTCTATTGCTAGTGCTTCATTACATTTGTAATATCTTTTGCAGACTGTACCAGAGAAAAAGACAGTTGCTTCAGCTCCGCAGAATGGCACCACTGCCAAACGTCGCGTCACGCCAATTCACAAACCAAAATCCACAGCTAACAGCGAAGCAAACAAGAAGGCAAGAGAAGCAAGAGAACAAGCTCGAAGGCAACTGATCGAAGAGAGAAGACGAGCGATGCGCTCGAAAGCGCAAAATTCCGAGAATACCGTGAAGATCTTCGCCCCCGATACGTAACGATAAAAAGAGGGGCGGATCTATTCAGCAATTCGTAGCAGCGTTTCCGGCGACGCTTAATGCCTCGAGCCCAAATCAAACCGCGGTATTTTGTATGCATTTTCTTAAACAACTCGAATCTCGAGCAGACTGACGATTAATTCTGAAAGCTTCTTAATTGACAATTAATACGATGCTCGTTGTTGCGTCTGGATCCACTTAATAAATAGATTAATGACAATTAAACATCAGATTGCTCGGTATGGAgttgattataaacaataatTATCGATATGCTTCGAACTACAATCAAACTCGCTTTATGTCGTTAATAGAGTTGAGCGTTGTGGGACAGCATACGAGCAATAAGAGCGATTCATGTAATTGATAAATATTTAGTGCGATCGGTTTTTTTAAGGATTgacttttagtaaatataaaaagagcCGGATCGATCGGGAGATtaagtttttaacgttttaaatgTACGATATTTTATTACGATGTTTCCTCGTCTCACGCTCTTAAATGTTTCTCTTCGATTTTGTACACGCTGTGATGTTTCGTGCTAATCTTGTTacgttttataacaatttacGCTGTCGTTCGATTTCTACGTATTTAATGTTCACTTTACGAACGGAATAGCACAGTAACAGTTGAGCATCTTCGGCTCTTTGTTTCTATTTCATGTTTCTTTTTGTAAGATACTATGTCAAAGAAAATGTTACTcgatgagaaaaaaaaaagcaaatcaGAATAAGTGATTGGGGAGAAGATGAATTGTAAAAAATCATTTCTCAATTTTCATAGTAGAAAGGAAGGGATAAAGACTACCCTTTGCCCATTGAATCTTTTTTGCAAGAAAGCTGAAAAGTAGTTACTCGAGTAAAGCGGCCAGATCATATTTCTATATGGTATTTCTAGCGATCATGAGTAACTTATATTTATACGAATAGCATGAACGATCGACGATCGCTGATAAACGTTAATGATCAGCAAGATGAAGGTAGAGAAGTTTATAACTAATCGTGGAAGTTAGTCAAAACTTAGGAACTTAATAAACCTGGTTTAAGGACTGCAAGACAAGAGATATACTCGAGAAATATTGGTTGCCTTGAGCCAGGTATAATTTTTATCTTGTAGTtcatgtatataatattaacGATCGTTCGAAAAAAGCGAACAATCAACCGTGCTCGCCTAAGAATTTTTGCTTGCAAAACGATCGGGATCGGGATAGATCGCGAGTTGCAGGTTAAACCAGAAAAAGATTCCTATTATTTTTACTATCTATACTGTTTCTGTAACACTCGTAACAAttaattgatattattattttaaactcgaTCGTTAGTTTGATCGCATTAATACCTCTCACGAGGAAATCGGTTTCGGAAAAAATATCGTAGTTGTGAATAGATCTTGCGAATTACCTGACAGACAAAAGGTGAAAGATTCTTCAGAAGAGTCCCTGCGCAAGCATCGTATGGACCCACGTTTGTCTAAACTGACATTCCCGTAGAGACGGTCTCGAAACACCCGATAGTTTAATTCCCATGTTAATTTTAAGGTGTATCTGGTAGATAAACTGACGTTAGCAGATATAATTTAGAGCTGGCCCAACCAAAAAACACGCGCTATCTAATTAAATACTCGGTATGATGAATGTGTCGCGATTTTCACGATGGTATTGACTAATGTGCTGACAAATTTATAATTCCATGCGCGTTAAAATGcaaagaaaacaaaataaagaataaagcgAAAAGATGGAAAGGAAATTTCTCGAAGCATCGTTCTGCTTACTAATATGCAGTAACGCGTATCAATCTGCGTTATTTATTGACTGTTGATTCCCTTGGTGCCTTGATTATTTATACGTGTGTACATAAAATCGACTGACAACCGACGATTCGACGCGATATCACGTGCGATCGCTTTTGATCGCACGTGCCACAGACCCATCGAAAGACAACAAGCGAGTCGATAAATGAGAATGAAATGAAAACACGTTGGAagcttctttctttaattaGTTGGTGGGTTCATTGATCAGTTTTCTTGCACAATATTCGCGATCATGGATAGAGAGACAAATAAGGAATCAGGATCATATAATTTTGTTCTCATTTATCCGTTCTGCCTAAAGACGAAAACAAATTTTGGTAACGATTTATTTTAGACTTCTAGCGAATCCATCAGAATTTTCTATAAAACGTCATCCTGAGTGAGAAacgattaatttttttaatgtatcAACCGTGTGCCGCCAGCGACTGTAAATAAGCGTGAGAGAATATTGCGTGGCTGAAACAGCGAGCGATTACAAGCAAATTAATCGTGTAATTTTCAGAAACCGTTATATACCGATATGAACATTGGCCAGCACGACAGAATTCACGCGTATTGCAACTCGTTTTTCGTACTCTGTTAGTTCTCTTCGTTCTTAGTTGCATCCTCGATATACTGTGTACAGTCCTTGTTTAGGGGCTCACCTTAATCCACACGTAGTAATTTATATTCAGAACAGTTCCCCGTTGCTTTTATAGGGGCCCATATGCCACATAGCTTTTCAAGAGATCGATCCAAAGCGTATATAAGGATAATCGTCGTGACAACCACAATCATCACGTTTCTCAAAATGTATTGTCTCTATTTTTTAATTCGCCGAAAATTTCACTAGAATTTGGAATTACGTCGTTCTTGAGAGAAAAATGTCCTGTGTTTTTATCTCATGAGTAATCGAAACTGCTTTTCGGAAACGACAGGAAGCGCAAATTTTTTACTTATCGATGGGAAAAGATTCGATGTCTGTTAAACGCGTCGATCATCGAacgttccctttctcttttttacgcgaataaacaattacgattatttatttattagataCTAGTAAGCTGTCCATACACCTGTTCTcaatgaattaataaaaaatgatagaaaaacATGCAAATTTATTTTAGTTAGAAGAAACACGAATGATAGGGAAGTAGGAAGACACAAGTATTTAACAACATCCTTGATTTATTTCTTCCTTATACAGTATTATTCTTCTCTTATATCATTTCTTACGAATATCTGtttcatatacatttatttgtatacaaatCATCTGTAGTAAGCTGAACCGTACTTCTCTTAAAACAATCATAATGCTATAGAGATGAAAATCTGGGGAAAAATTGGCACAGAACAGATTCATTTCTGTgataagtacatatatattcgATGAAGCAAAAGTTCAACGACCCCCTAACAAAGATCACTGACCTTGAACTTGATTTGGTCCCACGATAAATTCCCTTCTATTCTCTTGTCGCATTTGCCAACGTTTGGTTTACTTTATCATTGCTCTTTGGCAAAGATAATATCAATATTCCCAAAATATCAATGACGTACATTCCCCAGTTTTTCTAGTTTCACGCGAGGCAGATCAATGTTTTGCCCTCGTTCATTTTGTCCTGAACTTTATCACTGGCTGTGGACTTTTCTGCTTGGCCGCTTATTACCGCACAAACAAACGTCAATCCAACCCCTATCACGGCGCTATAGAAAGCCCAACCTGGAACATAAAACGTTCTTTACCCTTTTGCTTGACAATAAATTAATTAAGCAATGAAAATAATAGACGTCCCCTATTCtgttttattcgtttcattttatcTCTTAATTTATGTTACTCTTATATGTTATTGTTATTTTcatgttttcaattttttaatgttgCTTAGTGTGGGCAACAATTACAAAGATAAAATCCATGAATCTTTTTAAGTCGAGTTTTATGCAAAGGATTTAATCTACAGCATCTTGATTGCCCGCATAAAAAGTCAAAGTGTCTTGGGAATGTAAAGAATTGTAAACGCTTTTACTACCTAGAGAGCATTCAGCGAGATAGAAAGCGTTAGCTTCCGGTCCACAGATCCTTTGAACCCTTTCTGCGCCCCAGCCGGCGGGATACAAGATCATCCccagtaaataaaatattcctgTTGGCAAGAAGCGAAGTAGCATTAGAAACTTAGAGAGTTACAAGCTGTTTGCAAAATTGAAGTGTCATGTTGAAATATTACCAGCAATAACCTGCGCAACACCAGCCAGGTTGAAGATGCTCTTTCTGCCGATGCTTTGCATGCAGCAGCCAACCAAAGCTGCCACCACTGTCATCGACATAATCGCCAAGCCAAGAGACAGGAAGAAGTAAGAAGCTTTCCAGCAGTCTGGAAATACGCTGGAATCTGTGGCGAAGCCGTCCAAGTTGAAATTTGCACAGTGAGTCTTCTTCCCGTGTAGCCTGATGCAACGATTGAAAATTCCGACTGTTGGCGCGTAAAACTCTGTCCCATTCTCTAACGATCAAAAGAAAAAACAGGAAAAAAGACTTTAATCCTTCGTCTAATATAGTTCTCTGTTTAGGAACGAACGAATGATGGATAAATTGTACAAGAAGTATCAACGAGAAGGTGATGGGGTCTCATCGAAGTAGACACGAGTCATTAATATTCCAAGCAACGTTAAGAACTTCTTTGAATATATCCCACCCTTCGACCGCATACTAACGACGTACGGATTAAATAAGAGAAAATAGTTACTCGTGTCTTTTATCTGAGGTCCGATGAGCCATTTTGGAGTGATGAGCCCCGATAAAACTGCCATTAACGCCGCCAGGGACAGGAGCGTCCACAGCAAACTACGACTAGTGACTATCACATAGCACATGCTGCCGTTCAATTGTGGATCTATGCCATCCTTCAAGCTCTAATCTCCTCCTGCAACATTTTTCCCTCTTACAATTATGACCGACCCATGAAGAAAggcaatatttattaaaagaacCAATTCATGGCAAGACATAACGACATAAGTTTCTACCGCTTCAGCTATCGATCTTCAACATCACGGTTCATGATTAAAATACATCCTGCTAAATACAACGTCAGAATTTTGAGCGACTGTGTATTTACAGCGACTGCCGTTCTTCATAGTTGGACAGTATCAATTATTAAGTGAACCCATAGGTAATGCGGCTCTTCTCAGAGTCAAAGCACTGGAATTGTTATACTACCAAAGTTTTATACAAATTAGGATAGGAAGCTTAATAGAAAAAGATGAagaattataaagaaataaggAGATTCATCGCTGATCAATTTCTAACAGGTAATTTCTCATTTTTACTTGTGTGACGATCCAACACTGTGAGCGCACTTGGTGCAAATTGGATCAAAGTCGATCGTGTTAAAGGCAAGTTTGAAAAGATGATTCGTGGACACCCTTATCGCGATTCAGTCGGCGTCAGGGGTCAACGATTCGGCGATCAGGCCCAAAGACTTTCGGGTAACTGCGCAAGAATAAATGCCACTCACATATATTTCGGGGAAACGTTACGTATGGCCCTTTTCCCGCGAACCAAAGAACAGGCCGGCATTAAAAGTGAAGAGTCGCAAGCTCAGCCATACGcatctttttctcgtttcttttctctcgcgttACCGGTTCCGATTTTTTATTCTGATTTCGTGAGAATCGTAAAGCCGTGCCTGCCCAACAAAGCATCCTTTTCTTCCGACCCCTCGTAAAACGACGAGCATGTTTGCGCGCTGATTCGAATCGACTTCGATCGGAGAAAAGGGCAAGAAGAGGTTTCTTCGAGCTGCCACGGGATCGTTATATTGAAATTCCCGGTTTGTTTCAGTTTGACGACCGCTTGACAACTCTTCCGGCACATCCTATTTCGAATGTTTCTCGTTGGATCTGTcattagaaaaaagaaatcttTGTAATAAAACCGTCAAGAAATAGTTT harbors:
- the LOC117154715 gene encoding LHFPL tetraspan subfamily member 2a protein; this translates as MCYVIVTSRSLLWTLLSLAALMAVLSGLITPKWLIGPQIKDTKNGTEFYAPTVGIFNRCIRLHGKKTHCANFNLDGFATDSSVFPDCWKASYFFLSLGLAIMSMTVVAALVGCCMQSIGRKSIFNLAGVAQVIAGIFYLLGMILYPAGWGAERVQRICGPEANAFYLAECSLGWAFYSAVIGVGLTFVCAVISGQAEKSTASDKVQDKMNEGKTLICLA
- the LOC117154712 gene encoding uncharacterized protein LOC117154712 isoform X1 is translated as MEGRSKIELVRVPSNERGGNFRSVDGGRGSYNYVRVGTYCPEPEVKVVVCDSKPPIEQNRKFKKHLGPVSKLLRRRHHAAYLATKSCDNIYNVNRSSSSLDWRVNQTTNEQGFQSRQSSSLDWRVGRSINKLHWRDTTRSAEQLSRSGAISSDHLQTSSTKSKLISLLRRLSPRVSRPGSKNSLQASPTICPWVQVEYSTESINDGLREDSQENDVSFQRELQLNELRKRMAGIPTTSQVTTKGLAKNDKEQQSSSKVKIHVQQAENDYTNASQSVHEDRGDEDRRRACGQTRGGSEVAGLEDVGDCCAATLTPSVPGAAGIRSNRRTRPLSLAVQPLNYRRFDPDPKIAIDIVTGHHPNMTSQESIGSCSLDVDQSASDRSENTIDTISKKTLHSLNLSCNGDSASQAEKLANGSSETLQKSNLTPDEKLNVSNGHRNSPEPEQLTVKKPSYLGLACSISGYSGINRYDSKLREGFRSRDSSPGTRLINRDTSPAGFRSNENLNVPAHPYTPKSQSISPLAMDRQNGFSNGLKEECKVETYREARSSIGIYQGYSEVDKGVLHTTFPDISPVQASTPTKRSPGVSQMMSCSQQNKHFSVSSPKQPTVNLSNASFGDTSIINGATEEVENQVVNSTTSSEKSFIQQRVERLYGPGALAQGFFFKRSTSRLNTSDSSFNKSSNNNDVSADNANTEESLKNLPVLRHLRPEFRAQLPVVSPRRPTDGSEQILKPLQRVTPVSRKVEQKPKIPAATNLDVNLADSGAQKLNSSVTSIPDQQPAAPKVVLPVLEPSASSTNVAKQVEEAEKTVEEKNGHYFMKLLKQETDRLLSLAASAEAELASDDTVALPEEAAGKLRSAAGKAKLLTSQKMQQFEGLCQKNINQVPGEEFPTTNEDLAGFWDMVMLQVVQVNELFDQIEKLRNSQWQETVPEKKTVASAPQNGTTAKRRVTPIHKPKSTANSEANKKAREAREQARRQLIEERRRAMRSKAQNSENTVKIFAPDT
- the LOC117154712 gene encoding uncharacterized protein LOC117154712 isoform X2; translation: MPLKIESGTYTVNPVAKKNVSKFLLWKHWRRSVHEDRGDEDRRRACGQTRGGSEVAGLEDVGDCCAATLTPSVPGAAGIRSNRRTRPLSLAVQPLNYRRFDPDPKIAIDIVTGHHPNMTSQESIGSCSLDVDQSASDRSENTIDTISKKTLHSLNLSCNGDSASQAEKLANGSSETLQKSNLTPDEKLNVSNGHRNSPEPEQLTVKKPSYLGLACSISGYSGINRYDSKLREGFRSRDSSPGTRLINRDTSPAGFRSNENLNVPAHPYTPKSQSISPLAMDRQNGFSNGLKEECKVETYREARSSIGIYQGYSEVDKGVLHTTFPDISPVQASTPTKRSPGVSQMMSCSQQNKHFSVSSPKQPTVNLSNASFGDTSIINGATEEVENQVVNSTTSSEKSFIQQRVERLYGPGALAQGFFFKRSTSRLNTSDSSFNKSSNNNDVSADNANTEESLKNLPVLRHLRPEFRAQLPVVSPRRPTDGSEQILKPLQRVTPVSRKVEQKPKIPAATNLDVNLADSGAQKLNSSVTSIPDQQPAAPKVVLPVLEPSASSTNVAKQVEEAEKTVEEKNGHYFMKLLKQETDRLLSLAASAEAELASDDTVALPEEAAGKLRSAAGKAKLLTSQKMQQFEGLCQKNINQVPGEEFPTTNEDLAGFWDMVMLQVVQVNELFDQIEKLRNSQWQETVPEKKTVASAPQNGTTAKRRVTPIHKPKSTANSEANKKAREAREQARRQLIEERRRAMRSKAQNSENTVKIFAPDT